CTTAACGCGCCACCTTGGCACCAGGGGATTTGGGACAACCGCCTGACATGTCATGGTACCTGCCAGGCGTGTGTACAAGACACTTTCACATACAGTGTGCGTCAACGAAGAGTTTTCTTTCaatgagagaaaagaaggaaaaagccACCCAATGAACAAATGTAAGGAAACAGTCTGGAGCACTGGGTTTTCACGGTTCAAATCTCGCCCAGTTGCTGGCCTTTCACGCACACAAGGCAAACGTCAAAGAGCAAGACGCACTAAGGCGACTGAGACGAAACGGCAGACGCGGTTGAGACACGGTTGAAACAATGAGTCACAAAGTCAGGACAGCGAAAATGGGAAGCATCACCGTGGATTGTGTCTGCATTACGCAAAACCAATACGCAACAATATGGGATAAAAACCACACTTTTATCTTGGGAGGAAATTAGACATGATAAAAAGCAAGGTAAGTAAAATTTGGAATTTAGTGAACTCAATTCTAACCATTACACGCACTGAAAGCAGTGAGTGGTGGACTCCGTGAAATCTCGACATTTTCGAAAAGATCCAGTTTAATATATGCTGATATTTGTTCCTCCTGAGTGGGGAAGAGAACACATTTGTGCTGTGTTTACAatttacatatatgtatatgttgtaCATAGTTATTGCATCCCGTAAAATGTTTCAACGTTTCTTGAAACTGAGAATTTCTGTAAATCTTATTTGAGGAAAGTCATTTGGCGTGTGAGGCAGGACCATGGGATGTGTGCTAAGGCAACTATGACTCTAGGTTTATAAATGGTATATTTTAGGTGATATCACGTGAGAGGAGTGGCTAGAGGTAGAAGTATTTAGCAGTATTGAGTGCACACAACAGAGCAACATTGAGAACGAGATGCTCCAGACTGGATCCCAGATGTTCCCATTTTTGGCTCTCGGATTTGGTATGAGCTTaattctgcagaaacacaatttTAATTCACCTGAGTGGCAGTTTTAAATAATATCAATGATAACAATAACCATGACTGTATTCTTTCAGCTTGCCTGATGTGTTGCTTCACCACTGGGGGTAAGTAGGgctaattaattttaattaatttagttGAAGGAGCTCGAGGCTCTTGGTCACTTGTTCTGTGAATCATTTAACAACTCGGGTAACATtatgtggttttttttttttttttttttttttttttttgcgcttaCAGTTCTACTCCTGGCAAgggtgcgcgcgtgtgtgtgtgtcagacaagCCTCAAGCACATTAAGGGGTGTGCACACTTAAAATATGTGAGGGAAGTTGATTCTGGGGTGAGGAAATTTTTATCAACAGTATCAGTCAATAGAAAATCAAGAGGCTCAATGAGTTTATTTGTGTTCGTGCAGGTGGTGTCAGTTATTGTCCCTGCTAGTTTTAGGCGCGCGCTGAATTCGGCTGTCGCATGGCAACACATTTAGTGTGGGCTGCGGAGGAGTGGAAGGGATGCTGCGCGTGTGGAGTGTGGGACGTGGGCGTGGTGCACTTTCTGTAATGTACTGGACTCTATTACAGCCCCGTCACGTTTCACATTGCACGTAGCCTATTTGTATGACTTGAGGTTATAAACTGGGCTACAAATGTCAATGATTAATGATCAAATTAATAAGGATGCTATGCATTTTTTCGCACAGGACGAGATAATGTTCATCTACAAAAACGATTAGATGATTTGGATTTAATTCAGTTATTTCATCACTCAAACCTTGTGTTTATTAATAGAAGCAGCCTCGGGATCTAATGCAGCGCCAGGAAATATCTGTCACCGGTGAGTTTCTACTCTGTTGATCTTCTGCGTGTTTGGGGGGGTGGTTTGCAGTCCAGCACCATACTCAACTTTTATAAAAGCCACCTCCCTTGCTGGAAACtccaaaacaataaattgtGTCCAATCTCAGTGTTTCCTAAATTCAGTGTCTCCCTAGAGCTACACGCCTGTGATTTCAAGAGACATCagaattttttttccactttgattTTTCTCATGTCAAAGTCTGGCTGTAATTATGAACATTGAGGACAGTCAGCTCTAACCACAGCATACCTTTTGACTTGGGAAGGTCTTTCAAATGATCTTAGGTTATATTTTTAGAACTGAAGAGTATTCAGATGCACAGGAAGATGTAGATATGCGTATATGCACAGGGAATACATCACACaatgtttcacattttatgGGTACCACAGTTACTATTCTAGTAAAAAGTGTTTGCGCGCTAGTCCATCAGAGGGCAGTATTACAAAAGATTAGGGGACAATGTGTATACAGAGAAGAAGATGCTTGCTTGCAACAACCATCAACCAACCGTCTCAGAATTATGTTTTGCATATCTTTCAGAATATCCTACAGGGGTGTCAGCTATGACGCCCATGAGACCGTTTGCTGTCAGGATCACATTCATCATGGGAGAGGGCTTTCCTGTTGCGGAAAGCTTGCATACAATCCCGAAAATGCCACCTGTTGTGAAGGTAATTAATTTACAATCAATCCATCcataaatgttatattttcaaaatataaCTTAATAACATACAACTGTGGAGATTGCCattgtgcagatttttttgtaaaaaagtaAGCCAGGTCATAGcgtgttttaaaaaacaaacaaacaaacaaaaaaacatagctTACACAAAGGTTAGCtggacttgttttgttttcttgaaaacGCTTCACCATCAttcaagtggcttcttcagttctcaaTGACTGGTGGTGAGAAGCCCCAGACTCAAAGTATGAATGAGTGTGAATTTTTCATGGACAGACGATAAGAGAGTGTCTGTTGGCTTGTCGCTAGTGCCTCGCTTCTCATCGACTATCCAGAGAGGGCTTGGCTTAGTCCTTCTTTCAGATCATCTGGCTAAAATGTAGACACCTGAATAATTCGCTTTTTTTGTCCAAACCCAATACATGACTCAGCACAGGAAACCTAGCTTTCCGGGCTGCttattaaaacaggaaaaggcaTGTAAAGGCACAAAGAGCtcaaaaagaaacatctgtcaactttatttatcattacATCGTTACAGTATGtcagccctgcgataggctggcgagtTTTTCCAGggcgtaccccgcctctcacccgatgccggctgggataggctccaggagaccctagtgcaggattaagtggtacAGAAAATGACTGAGATGAGTTACAGTATGGACATCTTTATGCCGTGTTgtgcagaggagaaacaacaaagaaatgtgATGAACGTACAGTGGCCACTTTAATCACTTTTGCTACAAAAACCAGAGAATCTAACACGTCGCCTTAACAGCTAAGTCTTTGTAAACTTAACTGTATTAAGTAGCTGAAACATGCTCTCAGTTGCCCATTAGTTGCCCATTAGCTCCTCCTACACCCACCTTCATGACGGGTGAGTCAGTATGAGCTGATGTGTACTTCTCTCTTATGTAGACAGAAATTATCACACAATTAATCATTAGGTCATCATTGTACATGGTTAGTTGTGTCAATGAAAGACTTTTTGAGACAGTATTGAAATCCTTCATAATTCTCTGGCTACATCACAAACCACAAGAAGTCTGGCCCACATTAAAAGCATATCTTGTTCCAGGACTTTGATGCACTTTTGTGCTATTTGTGTTAATTGGTagtgttctctttttttcttcccagaattttcatttgttttgtatgcAAGTTTAAACATCGTTCCTCTAAACATCCTCCCACTAAACTAAAACAGTCTCTGAAACGAAAGGTCCATTCATCACTTGTCGGGGTCAAAGTTCAGCTCGAGTATACgaacataaaaataatctttttgtcTTGAATCTTGATTTCGCCATTGCTTTTTCAGATGAGATTACGGAGGGTTTCAgtgaaaatgtgtccaaatgcTGTGGAAATAAGCCCTACAACCCACTCAATGAAATATGCTGTCAGACAACCATCACTGCCAAATCTTCTCTAATGGTCCAATGTTGTGGTGAAGGTGAGTAGAGCTGTGAATCACCTGCCCTCAGGCAGATGATTGAGCTGTGATGAGCTGTGTTCTGCTCAAGAGTTTTCTTTTCCGATAAAGATTTCAAGATTTCTTTTTCGataaaaggaagtttttccttAGAACCGTCGCCTTCAGTCGGtttcaggacagtttttgtgaagcgtgttgagacaatttatatttttattaatgctacataaataaaatttaattgaatcaCCATGTGAGCATACAGCAAATGTTTAACAACCAGACAGCGTGAACACCTTAGgggaccccctattgaagacctatgtttaaGGCATAAACATCAGGAACGTTTCAAGAATTGTGAAAGTTTGGAAAATGTAGTCCTAGATAACATTCAGGTCTGTAAAGGGAACTGACATTCTTTTAGACTCCTCCAACGCAAGAACaacaatccaaaaaaaacaaaaagcagcagttCAGTTATTTGGCACACCCAATCCTGAAATCAATTTCTTGTAAATATCTGTGACTTCGTGACACAATACCACATTCTGGGCGTTTCCAAGCATCAATGGCTCCTTGACAACAATTTGGTGTAGCATTGGTGTAGATCAAACAGCTGTGTTTAGATGATGTATTAATCCCTATTACTGCAAGATCCTCTCAAATAAGCAAAGATGAATACTCCATAAGTACTTTAGGGCATAAATGTTTAGAGAGTTTTAAGAACCTTTTGGAAAAATGTAATACTCATAAAAGCACTATAAGTTGAAATTCAATTGAATGTCACTTAtggtaaaaatgtttcagctttCAGTGTCTTTTCAACTTCTCCACAGTGATGTATGATGAGCAAAATCAGTTATGTTGTGGACCGGAAAATAAAAAGACGCTCCAGACCAGAAAGTCCACTAACCACCAGTGTTGTGGTCATGATAAACAGTTCGACAAGAACACTGAATGCTGTTGCATGACTGCAACTGCTATGGTCGTATCCAAGGGTTCAACATGCTGTGGTGAGTACAAACTTCTTTATATTGCATATCTCCACTTTGATGTTAGTACGAACTAGTGTATTTAGAAAAGAGGTTGAGTTTCCTGAGTCATTTGAGATCAAATAAACTCAGACTACATGTTGTAATACCTCAGCAAGCCCAGAGTCATGAAGTAGTTACTATTTACATCCAAGGATGAGGAAGTGTGgtgtgctgctgttgctgtctGTGATATCATGATGTTTTAGATAaactttcactgtttttttttaaaatccaaatatcCTGTACTTTTTTGTTTACAGAGTCTcgaaaacagcagaaaaacgACTCGTTTCCAGTTAAGGTGGTTACGTCATATCTACTACTTTTGTACATGTTGTATTAGGATACTTTACTATGCTCCTGAAAAGACTTTAGTTGACATTTGAAGGGTGATGTCTCGTTGTGTgagatgtttacatttttgtctgtgtttttcccaGAGAGAAGATCAATCTCCACCGACGTGGTAAGTTAATTAAGAATgttatttcagctttaatttattatgggcagtaaaatgtttttgttgcagtaaCTTGTGTAGGTGTACTCCTCATTGCTCGGTTCTAGTAAATGATACCTGTGAACGAGATTACGCAATAGCAAGACTGCCCTGACATGAATTCACCCATTATACACTCAGTCACTCACTATTATGTGATCTTAAAATCTATTACCAACATCTGTTGGCAGTGGAGCAGCATTATAACGTCAACATTCTTTGTGCAACCGCATGATGGGGACCTGCATACacgtcatttttgtttttttttctccctgtctaCATACAGCACGGAACCAAACACAGGTGTCTGCGGGCAAAATTGTTACGATCCAAGCAAGAAACACTGCTGTGAGAGACACCGCACAAAGCCTGATCTGTGCTCTGCCTCAGGtatcacctgtttttttttggatgtggaCAACTACAGTTTTCCACCTGATGTTGGTAATAGATGTGGTTGGCGTTGTCATGCCATGTGTTCTCAATTTGAGTGCTTTGAACTCAACAGTCTATGTTCATACAACTTAAATTTAGGGCATACCCACTTAGACGTTTTCAATTTTATCAACTCAATTATTTGCTTTACCCACAATCAAAATACTGTTGCTAAACAGCCTCATGGTATGGTTTCAGGAAAGGTATTTTTTATAGTCATCGGGTGAGAAGCAGGGcgcaccctggacaggtcacgaGTCCATCAGAGACACTCGCACCTGCGGTCAAGTTAGAATCAGGCATcggtgctaaccacagagccactatCCTGCCCCATACAAACGTCCAATATCCAAAGGAAGTTCAATTTACATGCTCCATGTGCAGTCAAGGAGCAGTCAtagtgtgtgtgaagtgtgtttgaagataatgtTCAGTATATTAATCTAATGAGGGAGAAATTAATTGAAGCTTGATTTATTTCCcactttcaggacaaaaaagacAACCATAAAAAAGACCACAGGGGGcgtcagacacacaaaaacgaacTCTAAAGAAACTCAACTCATACACTTTGGCGAATAATGATTATCAGGTTAATCGAACAAAGTGTAATTTCAGGTTGATAGAATCCACTAAAGTAAACTGCTGTGACTAAAACAGAAAGCTGAATGAGActcatgcaaaacattacattacctcaactactacacaaatacactttttagagTGTGGTGCCGGCTCAGAGAGTTGCTCATGTTACATTAAAATAGTGTGAACAGCACAatgttctctgtgtctgtggaggTCAGGGAGCATCACTGGGTCTCTAAAGAACCacaagctgttgttgtttttctagtCTCCATCTCTGTTAATATGGGCAGCATGCTTTAGACACTCTGACTTTTCCAACTTCTGACGAGAGCAGAAGCTGTTGTGTGTGAGGATTTTTACAGCATGAAGGATGATTCAGATAGAATTTAATTCATGCAACTGAAGTCTATCAGCTTTAGGCCGGAAGGTAACCCATTGTTGTACGACATTCCGATTTTGAGTGTATGAATACCTGGTTAATTTTTTCTCAGTAGGTGTATGCAGTCAGCTTGTCTCCTAATAGTTTACCACCAAACCACTGTAGAAGAATGTAAAGTGTCTTCATTATGTTTGACGTCATGGGTGTGGTATTGTGTCACTTCTGCTGATAACTGTTCTGATGGAATACAAGAGCTTCTTTTTCCATGTTGTCCGGAGCTGCATTTTTCAGAAAGGGGTGGAACTCCAGGTGTTTCCCAAAAAGTCGATTCCAAGACAACAAACATGGGAGTTGTTCCGAACATTCCACACAGAGTGGTTCAGTGTCTTTGGCTATCAGCGTGGAAACTGTTAGACAGGTTGAaacgtgtgtgtgagaaagagggCTTTGAGGTTAAGAAGAGGAAACCACAGTTGTTTCTGCACACTGTAAATCATAATTATTCTCATAAATATCTCTTGGGGGAAATGTTGTCTATCTCTGACTCATGGGTCATCCTGTCTGCACGTCCTTCTTCCCAACATCCTTGACAGCTGTCCTGCCCTAATTCATTTGTCGCCTGTCCAAACTCCCAACCCTCACTCCATTCTGTTTAGATCAAGGCGATCCATCACCCACTGTGTATGACCCACACTCACAGGTGTGCTGTGATGGCCAAGTACATAGGTGGAGGTCTCCTCTTGAACAAGTAAGCACATTAATTATGATGTTGCTACTCTCTGACAGTTCTTCTGCATTTCTGTGGGAATGTCTGCACCACTTCCCCTTTATGTTAGGCCTCTAAATTACATCACTCATCTCCTTGAAAAACATCTCcttgaaaacatttctatttattaAAGAAGTCAGGAATGcatcctgatttatttttttatttttttaaataaatacacaaccaGGACATTCCTCTGAGAACAGGTTTAAGAACTGACAGCCACccagttataaaaaaaattgtgttgcAGAGGTTCATTGAGAGACGGCTCGGAGCTCCTCCCAGCCCCTTTTATACAGTAACTCGGAGTAGTTTCCATCTTATGGATAAAACTCTTCGGGGTGTTGTTACGGTAACCCCATATGCTGAAGGATAATATAGCAATACTCTGGTAAGACTTAATCAGCTTATTTTATGTGTAGTAATTACATGTAGGTGTAGCAAGTACTTGTATGCAATGTAGAAATTTGGAAGCTTCTTTATGTTTCccaattttcttcttcttcttcttctttttgtttttgtcagaattCATGAATTTATATGTTCAAACATGcgtatttaaatgtgtttatgacTCTTGTAGTTTGTGTCTGTAGTGCTTCACTTcacattattttctctgtttcctcaAGTGCTGTGGAGATTCACTGTATAGCTTGGCCGAACGTGGAGTCCTCTGCTGCAATAACACCTTGTACCGGGACAGAGAGGATGGGGACGAATGCTCGGACATCAGCATTCCTTACAACCCAGCTAAAGGGACTATGTGCTGTTCTCAGCTTCATGCCTCCCCTGGAAACCACTGCTGTGGGACACATTTCTACAATCCTCACACTGAGATCTGTTGCGATGGACACAGGTAATTgctggtctgtgtttgtttgccatAAGATAGGATGCAGAAAAAATCTAGTTTCAGCTTGGTTTGTCATAGTCTGCTTAATGTAGTTTTTGTTGATGACCCCTGGGCGCCACAGCTAAGTTTGTCTTTCTCACAGCtgagaaaagaacaaagaaatgaTGTGAATCAGTTAACCTTTCTGGCGATTAATACCCTCAAGAGGAATATCATGGAGACATTCCATGAGGTCTTAGTCTGAGACGGTTCAGCGGCagcttttctgtctcctttaaCAGACACCCAGACAACTGTGCCAAGGAATGTCTGTCTGGTTTTAATGCAGCTTGGGTCTCGCTTGAGTTGTTTGTGCTGGAAAAATCTGTGTCTACGTCATTGTCTCATACTGGCCCCTAGATGTTTTTCTGCAATTCAGTTTCACTGTTTTTAATGGGTACAGTATCTAGTAACAACTTGGATGTCGTCCATTGAGTCATTGTGTACACTATTGCATCCTGAAACTGTTTATAGTCTGCATTTCTACACGTGGGTGAAAGCAGTAGCAGATGGCGACAGTTTGTTTGTGATCCCGTAatcttgtttttaatctttttttttttttgtctcactcaGCCATCACAAAGAGCACAACAGTTACTGTTGTGGAGTTCACGCTTACAACATTAAAGACCCACATATGAAGTGCTGCGCAGGAACACTGTACAACCTGACAGTTACAACTCACATGCAGTGCTGTGGCTCCGTTCTGCACAACACAACGGTgatttcattaataataataacaagagcTGTAAAGCGGGAGcggtcatttcacattattgaatCATTTTTGGCATTCAGTCCTTTCGCCCCTGACTGACTTCTTCCTTGTGTGTAAAATTTAGATTATaccagaataataaataattatggttTCTAGCGAATGAATGTTTAACTTAATATTTAACTGTCAACAGCTTCATCagttactgtatatataatttttattaaaatgatctgaaatGATTTTCTAAACTCATGAGGGTTTGACCTCTTGACCTATTAATAACATGAATGACCGTTTTGAGCAAATATTTGTAAATCAATACGTCTGCACATTGGTTGCTTGAGCTGGATGAATCAAATTATTCAATGATTACAGGGTTTTTcttaaatacagaaaaagacCGAAAATTATAAAATAGATATTTTGATGTCTTAATTGTCCCCAGCTCTGGAATGACTCATATATTGTAACATATAGCTAGTCCTCTTTGCCACTGCATGGTCTTTGACCGAGCTGATCTCCTAAGGGCTGTGCAGATTCTGACAAAGAAAACTAATTACTTTTAATgtgaactaaaacacaacaagttGTTTTGTCACATTGAATGTTAAATATATGCTTTGTGGGTCAGTCTGTGCAACTCTGCCTATACCCATGGTGAGATCCATAACCGTACCCTGGGCCTTGTTATTATATGGTGTTTTGTGGATGTGTGTGACATTACTGTTAGTGTCATGAAACTTTGGATTAAAACACAGTatgcttttattgtgtattaAAATACTTGATGTCTATCCGTAGAACCAAGTTTGCTGCCGCAGTGAGGGCCAAGAGGTGCTCTACTCTGCCATGAAAAAGTTTGAATGCTGCGGTCACCACTACTACAACACCACACTGTGGTCATGCTGTGGAGGGAGACTAATCCCCAAAACAAAGCACGAGTCACCACCAACGACTCATGGTGGGTTGTCTTCACGTCACAAAATAACACTTAagtatttgtcattttgtcccGAATGCAATTCAGAACccagatttagatttttcttaaaGTAAATCTGGAAACAAATATTGTTTGTCAACATGAAGCTGGTATAAAAAGTGAGAACATTAGTTAAATCAGCAAGTAAAATTACAACCAGTGCTGCTGAACATAAAGTAACCAACTTTCACTACAGCCTCGGTTCTAGCTAAAGTAAAACAGCCCCAAATTAGGAGCTGTGGCCCCCATCCTTCACAGATTATGGCTAGGGATGTCCGATACTATCGGCCAACCaataatatcggccgatattagcctatttctgtaatatctgttcatatcgttatcggttttaccaccgataatgaaaacaggtGACATAATAcccgggttgtgctgctgcacgctcctgctgctgctgctgcttgtggggtcctgagacatttaccggCGCAcgattgatgaccttatcaaaccgcacccggagccaaaacaacaacagagtgtagctagtgtggctaacaggttgcttgctacctaaaaGTAGTctaggcgaaaaaaaaaaaaaacgcctgcgtatatcggtataccatatcggttgatattGGAATCgaaaattaagaatttggacaatatcggctATCAGATATCCGCAAAGAGTCAATAATGGACATCCCTAATTATGGCTGATGAGTTCTTTTACTAATGTAGTTTTGCATCAGATTTAACATTAACGACATAAAGTTCAATCTTGGTACCatcacagcttcttttttttttaataaattttagTTGAGCTTGAAGGTGTTTTGAAGACTAAAAAGaacattgcaaaaaaaatgttgattcaaCAGTACTGTTTGTGCCTTTGTGTAATAGTATCTTCCTTACTAAAAATCACATCCAACTTGTTCCAGCACGTCCCAGCAGTAACACATGTATGTTGTTCTTATCCAGAGCTCAGGCTTCTGTCGGTGAACAATCTGGTGAACTACGAAAAAGACCATTGCAACGAAAGTAAGAtatctgctttattttattttccttttgtgATATAAAAACTGTTTATGAATATATGGatttgtaattttctttttatcctgTTTAGTCTTCATTGGGACCGTGGAAAGTGTGTCTCCGGAGAGCGTTGTGTTCAACAATGTGTTGAGAATCAATGGAAGAAATGCCACAGTCCAAGCACTGCCTTTGCGCATCATGGAAAAACGTGATCACTGCAGATTGCCCAAACTGATCCGTGGGAAGTCCTACTTCTTTGACAAATATACCGTCTTCACTAATGTCAACCCCGGCTTCATTTACCAAGCACTTCATTACATCGTTTCCAAGTGTTCTACTTAGATCACAGCTATTCGATCTACACTTGCTGGTCAGTGTTGATCAAGCACTCATTCTTATTTACATACTCACACATTATACATTACAAAGAATAACAACATGACTGTCAACGTAGCCGTCACGAATGACATCAATAAGAGTGCATTACTAGACTCTGCCATTCTAATGCCACCCACATTACATGGTCTGTGACACGTAGCTCTAAAGTTGAACTCGTCCCCAACAGCCTGgtcacagacagacatggaatAATGGTGCTTAAAACTCAGTACAACGTTTCAGTTTTCACTCAGTATCAAATTGTAATTGTTCACACAACTTGTGACTAAAGCCAGTCATCACTACTGCAACAGAATGAGAATCTAAGTATGTAGTATCTTGACTCCACATAAGCTAACtgcaaatacattttgttatttgaaaTATTCTGTTCGTCTTTTTTATGCTACATTGATTTTTGCACTGTATGACATCCTAAATGGCAAATGTTTGCACATCACACAATTGAATGTTTACATGCAAATCGCATGATTTATTATATCTCGATGGATAAAGCTCGCAAATAATAAGTACTAAATCGACATCAGGGATACAGATATGCTATAAGATtccaaatttttattttgatgctcTGAACTTTCCTGGCACCATGACcgactgttttttgtttttattctacaTTCAGACTACCAATTTTCATGTGAATATGATTTATGTAGTAGGCTGTAATGGTGCAAATGGCAGctgcatttgcacatttgatGTACTGTACGTATCAGGTTGAAAATCgatgcagcagaaacagaagataTTGCATGTTTAACTATGTTTTATGACGTTGCTGGCATTCCATTTTACACTGCATGTTTATATAGGACCTACCGGGTTTGCCTTAAGATTAAGCTTTGAACAATAAAGAGCACTTATAATTAAACGTGTCTCACATCATTGAGTTAGAACTACTGGGTTATACTAACATCAGGTTTTTTCTTGGCCCTTTTTTGCTCAAAAAGTAATTCACCCTCTTCAGGAAACTCTAATtatttgacttgacttgataGATAGCTATAAAGTTCAAGCATTGTTTACTGTTTGTTGGaacaaattgtatttttatcCACCGAAGCACAGTAATTCCTTGGTAAGTGCTGATGTAGGGAGTGGTAGGCTTAGTAGTGAATATGGCAGAGAAAACTACTTAGGAGATGattgtgaaacaaaacaaaaacctctggTCTGCAACTGCTTAGTTCTCAAGTACTTCACTGATGTCTACATGTTTTTGTATGCCGACGACGTACTTTCCCAACTCCCAATTGACCATTTGTTACATCATGTTACATCATTCAGCAGCAGACGGTGGCTGTAACAAAGACGGTAGAACCAAAATACaagacacacactcagaaaagGCCAGATGAACAGTTCAAAGTGAATTTTGTGATGACTTACAGAATATAAATAACAGAAGACACTGCTAAGGTGAGCAGGTCAAGTCCACAATACAAAATCCAACAAAAGGTACAatccaaacaataaataaagaaataaaaaccaaggGACACAAGATTTGTGAAATCTGGCAGGTACAACTAGATGTTATGGAAAATGTTATTTAGCAAAAACTGAGAATACAGCAAAAGTTATCTGTGTAGTTTGACTCTAGGGAGAAACAGCTGCATAACAGAGTACGGTCTGAGTGGATACACAGATACAGATCATGAAACTGGAGGAA
This sequence is a window from Mugil cephalus isolate CIBA_MC_2020 chromosome 9, CIBA_Mcephalus_1.1, whole genome shotgun sequence. Protein-coding genes within it:
- the si:ch211-195m9.3 gene encoding uncharacterized protein si:ch211-195m9.3; its protein translation is MLQTGSQMFPFLALGFACLMCCFTTGEAASGSNAAPGNICHRISYRGVSYDAHETVCCQDHIHHGRGLSCCGKLAYNPENATCCEDEITEGFSENVSKCCGNKPYNPLNEICCQTTITAKSSLMVQCCGEVMYDEQNQLCCGPENKKTLQTRKSTNHQCCGHDKQFDKNTECCCMTATAMVVSKGSTCCESRKQQKNDSFPVKREDQSPPTCTEPNTGVCGQNCYDPSKKHCCERHRTKPDLCSASDQGDPSPTVYDPHSQVCCDGQVHRWRSPLEQCCGDSLYSLAERGVLCCNNTLYRDREDGDECSDISIPYNPAKGTMCCSQLHASPGNHCCGTHFYNPHTEICCDGHSHHKEHNSYCCGVHAYNIKDPHMKCCAGTLYNLTVTTHMQCCGSVLHNTTNQVCCRSEGQEVLYSAMKKFECCGHHYYNTTLWSCCGGRLIPKTKHESPPTTHELRLLSVNNLVNYEKDHCNEIFIGTVESVSPESVVFNNVLRINGRNATVQALPLRIMEKRDHCRLPKLIRGKSYFFDKYTVFTNVNPGFIYQALHYIVSKCST